GGAGGCCGATTCCGTGAACGGCGTCCTGCCCAACGATTGTGAAGCGGTGTTCATTGCCCTGCACGGCGGTTATGGCGAAAACGGGGGCCTACAGGCCGATCTGGATGCGCGGGGGCTCCCTTACACCGGGTCCGGAGCGGCGGCGAGCCGGCTGGCTATGGACAAGATCGCGACCAAGCGGGCCTGTGCGGCGGCCGGGGTCGCGACGCCGCCCTACGAGGTTTTGGACTCCGGACGCACGCACACGACGATGCGACTCCCGCTGGTGGTCAAACCGCCGTGCGACGGTTCGAGCGTGGGTGTGGGCCTGGTGCGCGAGGCGGTGGAGTGGGATGCTGCGCTGGCACAGGCGCGCCGCATGGATCCCGACGGGCGCGTGCTGGTCGAGACGTTCATCGCCGGGCGCGAATGGACGGTCGGCGTGCTCCTGGACGAGGCGCTTCCAGCGGTGGAGATCCTGGCGCCGGACGGCTGGTTCGGGTTCAGCGCCAAATACACCCCCGGCGCCTCTCGGATCGTCTTCCCGGATGCTCCGGCCGACCGCGCGCTGGCCGACCGGTGCGGGGCGATCGCGTGCCGGGCGTTCCACGCGGTGGGGTGCCGCGGACTGGGTCGCGTCGATTTTCGGATCACGCCTGTGGACGAACCGTATGTCTTGGAGATCAACACCGTGCCGGGGTTCACGGAGACCAGCCTGCTGCCCAAGGCAGCCGCGCGACAGGGTATCGCCTTCCCGGAGCTGTGCGCGCGAATACTGGAGGCCGCCCGATGCGGCTGAGCGACCGATTGGAACGGAACCGAACGATGCGGGTGATACGATTAGATGTGAAGGGCGGGCGCAAGGAAAACCGCAAACGCGGCGGGCCGGGCGCTGGCATCTGGTGGACCAGCCTCCGCCCGTTCCTGGTCGGCACCGTTGTTTTTCTGGCGCTGCTGTTTATCCTTTTTTTCTCTCCCTGGGTGTTCCGCAAGGGCGTTTTCGTGCTGAACAAGACGTTTGTGATGCGACAGCTTGACGTGGACGGAGGCGAAACGATGTCACCCGCTCTGGTGCGCGATTTGCTGGCGGCGGGAAGCGGCGACAACCGGATCATGATCGGAATGCCGCTGTTTGGATTCGATCTGGAAGGAACCCGCCGCGAGTTTCTGCTGCGGGCGCTCAACATCAAATCCCTGCGCATGACGCGCCTCCTGCCCGACACGCTGGTGGTGCGGATGGTTGAGCGTCGGCCGATCATGCGGATTGAACCGGGCGGATTGGTGGTGGATGACGAAGGCGTTATTTTTCCCCGCTACGTGTCGGTCAGCGGGCTGCCGC
This window of the Lentisphaerota bacterium genome carries:
- a CDS encoding D-alanine--D-alanine ligase, with the translated sequence MRFKRVAVVMGGTSSEREISLRSGRAIAAGLAASGYSVVPVVLEADSVNGVLPNDCEAVFIALHGGYGENGGLQADLDARGLPYTGSGAAASRLAMDKIATKRACAAAGVATPPYEVLDSGRTHTTMRLPLVVKPPCDGSSVGVGLVREAVEWDAALAQARRMDPDGRVLVETFIAGREWTVGVLLDEALPAVEILAPDGWFGFSAKYTPGASRIVFPDAPADRALADRCGAIACRAFHAVGCRGLGRVDFRITPVDEPYVLEINTVPGFTETSLLPKAAARQGIAFPELCARILEAARCG